The genomic stretch aaaaaaaatatttacacccCTGAATAACAACAATAGTGGTTTcctaaaaaaacaacaacaatagtgGTTTATACtcttttttggggtttttttgcATAGTGATTtttactatgttttttttttatgaaaacatGACTTAcgtggaggagagagaagagtTGTGGTCTTCCGGCAAATGTTGGTTTTTTGTAGGTCTTGTAGTAGAGAGAAAGTGGAGAAGGGAAATGCAGGGATGTGCGTTTCGTGCACTTAGGGCATCATTAATGGtgggttttttttgtttgtggattttgaggagttttgtaagtgtgattaggaaagagaatattgtagaaaagagaaaagagagagagagagaaaaaaaaaaaagctgatttcaagcaaaaaaaataaaaaataaaaacagcgCCATTAATGCGCCCACGCCTGCTGGGCGCAATTGTGACAACCACGCGTAGCACACAAATGACCTATTAATGCATTGGGTCCCACATTTTTGCGAAAAACCTCATCCTTGCAGGAATATCTCTACCTTTCCCTCTCCTACCTCTCTCCACCTCAccaaaattttttcaaaatctaGTTTAAAAACTACTAATATAGATGATCTTACCGCGCCCGAAAAAATCTAATCCAAAAGCGACTGATGTAAATGGCCTTACAGCACTCAGCCGGGCTCGTGCTAGTGCGTCCtctgctttatttatttatttcctctttttctttcttatcTCTCCCTCCTCgctaactcaaaaaaaaaaaaaaaaaaaaaaaaaaaaaaaaaaaaaaactatttgtaGGCATCAaatttagggggtgtttggttattggtttataagccaaattttagcttatttgaccaagtttagctttttgaccaatcaataagctattttgaagtgtttggtaaatggcttattggtcTTGGCctattgggccaataagctgaaaattgaaaagctaataaatgtagttttttgtatcagctggttgggaacaatgggtatattaactattttatcctttgaaatcaatgtgatttacttttaaatgggtggtgtgtttgttattttataataataataataatagtaataataataataataataataaacgggtGATGAGTTTGCCatttttactaataataataataataataataataataataataataggtaataaaaattgttttagaatactaagtataatttaataagagttaaataaacaaaaacaattaacttatgtccttaaaaaaagtatagatgatatccaaattttataattatttattaatttattaataagagtttattttcttgttatatttaaatgttaaaataatacaatacactcatacatttaaatgtcattttacattcaatcagctactagtaaacaactaattaccaaacagttttttataaccagctaatacaaccagctggtcaaaccagttaaccgcaatcagctatcaactactaactaaaccaaccagctatcgaccgtttgccaaacaccccttaATTTTGTGATGTAGAACAGTACAATACAATACTTGCAATGAATCCGGGTCCAGAATTACTTTCCCGTTCCTTCTGCGATATTCATATGGTAACTTACAGTCTCATAGTACATTTTACTCAACAATCAAGATCCAATCTTGAAGGTTTCGACATATTTTATCGTGAAAAAAGGCACCACAAACGAAAGATTTCCCATTTCCCATTTCCCCCAGAAATCCTAGAAATTTTCTTTGCAATGGCAAATGGTTGGAGAAGAAACCAACCCACCAAGATTCTCAGCCCCAAGAATCTTCTCCTCTTCCTCTCCACCTCCCTCCTGCTCCTCGTCTTCCTATACCTCGCCTCTCAAACCCAAAACCCATACCCAAAAGCCCTCAAATCTGTAAGAAATCCAATCTTCCAGCGCTCTATAAAGCCGTTTGATTGCTATTCTTCACCTCAAGCCCACCCTGTAATCGCCAATGTAGTGGAAGGTCTCAAATACCCATTTCTGTTTTCCCTCTCAGACTTCGGGAATTTACCAGAGAAGCCCCACAAGAATATCAATAGGACTCTCAAGGGGAAGGCCTTTAGGAAGCCTGATATATCCGAGACTGTGCAGGGGTTGTTGGAGAACAAGAGGAATGAAGGTAGTAATGGGATTTTTGTGGATGTAGGTGCTAATGTTGGAATGGCCACATTTGCTGCCGCTGTTATGGGGTTTAAAGTTCTGGCCTTTGAGCCTGTTTTTGAGAATTTGCAGAAGATCTGTGAAGGGGTTTACTTCAATAGAGTTGGGGAGTTGGTCGAAATCTATGAAGCTGCAGCTTCTGATCAATTAGGGAATATTATACTTCACAAGGTATGCTCAAATGCTCAATGTTCTGTTATGAATggtatagagttaatacccaatttattCCTATAGTGGTTTTCTCGATTTAATCTTAAACGTTGTTTGTGCTTAATTAAGTCATCcactttgatgattttagtcCTAGCACGCTAGAATCAAGgattaaattgagaaaaatgacTATAGTCGAgtactaaattgggtaaaaccattatAATCGAAGACTAATTTGAGTAAAACTACtctagtcaaggactaaattaggtattaaccgTGGTGAAATTACCAAGCTATCTTAATGGATGACTCAGTTAAGAAAAACTATCAAAACCTAATTTAGCAcaaaaagtcgtttaggactaaatcgagaaaaaccctatagtcgaggactaaattgggtattaaccgGAATGGTATAGTTTTATTGATCTAGGTATGTTGCTTGTGACATAACCTTGTTATTTCTAGTATAGCTTAGTTAAGGAACAAGAATCAGGTTGTAGTAGACTAGTACTGTTTTTATGTGATGTAAATTCAGCCATATGTCTGTGAACTTCAACAAGTTGGTAAACTATTAATGTAAAATAGAGTAGGGAGTGTCTTGGAACATGCTAGGAAAGTTGTGAACTGGAGGTTGCATTATGGAGACTAGACCGGTTAATTATGGAGAACTAATAATGGTTACAGCTTTACTGTCAATGAAGGTCCCCTTAATAAcagctaagctaagctaagcttTCCTATATGGCTGCACATTCAAGAAAATGAATCCTTGTGGTAGCAGCGTCATGTCATTTGGTTGTCACTGTACTTATAAAGCATTCCCTAATGGTGTTTTGCTCGTTTAATTTTTATACAGTTATGTGAGGAACTTTTGTAAACCATGTTTTTGTTGGATTTTAACGCGTATTACTAGTTTTCTTGAAGATCCCCAATTATTCTCGTGTAAAAATGGAGTTGCAAGTAAAGCATTAGTTTTCCTGCTGTTTTACTGATCCCTAGATAGTTTTGtaattttacatcaaaattcATATTCTTGCCAAATTTTCCTAGCACAAGATACTGTGTGGGAGAAATTACACTCGATTTCTTACAGCTTAAGCCCTAAGGTCTTGATTCATATTTTACTCTGACCTACTCCTTTACCTTAATTTATTGCATCATGATTTAGAACTGTTTGATtgctatttttaaaagttatctaGAAATGCTATGTCTATTGTTAAAAAGTGCACTGTATAGTGTTCAAAGTTTCACGCAAAAATTGGTGTATGTTAGATTGTTTGTCCTGGGCAAGCTAAAAGTCTAGAAGGAGAAGGGGGAGGaggagggaggggggggggggggttttNNNNNNNNNNNNNNNNNNNNNNNNNNNNNNNNNNNNNNNNNNNNNNNNNNNNNNNNNNNNNNNNNNNNNNNNNNNNNNNNNNNNNNNNNNNNNNNNNNNNNNNNNNNNNNNNNNNNNNNNNNNNNNNNNNNNNNNNNNNNNNNNNNNNNNNNNNNNNNNNNNNNNNNNNNNNNNNNNNNNNNNNNNNNNNNNNNNNNNNNNNNNNNNNNNNNNNNNNNNNNNNNNNNNNNNNNNNNNNNNNNNNNNNNNNNNNNNNNNNNNNNNNNNNNNNNNNNNNNNNNNNNNNNNNNNNNNNNNNNNNNNNNNNNNNNNNNNNNNNNNNNNNNNNNNNNNNNNNNNNNNNNNNNNNNNNNNNNNNNNNNNNNNNNNNNNNNNNNNNNNNNNNNNNNNNNNNNNNNNNNNNNNNNNNNNNNNNNNNNNNNNNNNNNNNNNNNNNNNNNNNNNNNNNNNNNNNNNNNNNNNNNNNNNNNNNNNNNNNNNNNNNNNNNNNNNNNNNNNNNNNNNNNNNNNNNNNNNNNNNNNNNNNNNNNNNNNNNNNNNNNNNNNNNNNNNNNNNNNNNNNNNNNNNNNNNNNNNNNNNNNNNNNNNNNNNNNNNNNNNNNNNNNNNNNNNNNNNNNNNNNNNNNNNNNNNNNNNNNNNNNNNNNNNNNNNNNNNNNNNNNNNNNNNNNNNNNNNNNNNNNNNNNNNNNNNNNNNNNNNNNNNNNNNNNNNNN from Ipomoea triloba cultivar NCNSP0323 chromosome 12, ASM357664v1 encodes the following:
- the LOC115998587 gene encoding uncharacterized protein LOC115998587, with amino-acid sequence MANGWRRNQPTKILSPKNLLLFLSTSLLLLVFLYLASQTQNPYPKALKSVRNPIFQRSIKPFDCYSSPQAHPVIANVVEGLKYPFLFSLSDFGNLPEKPHKNINRTLKGKAFRKPDISETVQGLLENKRNEGSNGIFVDVGANVGMATFAAAVMGFKVLAFEPVFENLQKICEGVYFNRVGELVEIYEAAASDQLGNIILHKLVGRLDNSAISATGAKLAFKSNEEIAVEVKTVPLDDVILESEPVLLLKIDVQGWEYHVLKGASKLLSRKKSEAPYLIYEEDERLLRASNSSAKEIRDFLQTVGYHNCTKHGTDAHCTKTD